The following coding sequences lie in one Streptomyces albofaciens JCM 4342 genomic window:
- a CDS encoding DUF397 domain-containing protein has translation MPQSLAPRTARWRKSSYSNTNGGSCVEISDDLPGTVPVRDSKTPHGPILTFPTASWTAFIATLKAV, from the coding sequence ATGCCGCAGTCCCTCGCCCCCCGCACCGCCCGCTGGCGCAAGAGCAGCTACAGCAATACGAACGGGGGGAGCTGCGTCGAGATCAGCGATGACCTTCCCGGCACCGTCCCCGTACGCGACAGCAAAACCCCCCACGGCCCCATACTCACCTTCCCCACCGCCTCCTGGACCGCGTTCATCGCCACCCTCAAGGCGGTCTGA
- a CDS encoding DUF397 domain-containing protein, whose amino-acid sequence MRHTPELSAARWRKSSYSNTNGGNCVEIAEDIPDLVPVRDSKTPHGPILTFPTASWAAFIAALKTAER is encoded by the coding sequence ATGCGACACACTCCCGAGCTGAGCGCAGCCCGCTGGCGCAAGAGCAGCTACAGCAACACCAACGGGGGCAACTGCGTCGAGATCGCCGAAGACATCCCCGACCTCGTCCCCGTACGCGACAGCAAAACCCCCCACGGCCCCATACTCACCTTCCCCACCGCCTCCTGGGCCGCATTTATCGCCGCCCTCAAGACGGCGGAGAGGTAG
- a CDS encoding helix-turn-helix domain-containing protein, with amino-acid sequence MKFTARALTPYVSARHYFGSEQRRHREAAKLSLVQLAAVVNSSKSTLARIEAAELLAPYDLPPRLDAAFGTGEHFYGLYQLAKREAHPDQYRRFMDLEAQAETIENYEPQVVPGQFQTEAYARVLLRCQEDLSTEQVEERVAARMSRQERRRPVPCRWAIIDESVLRRQVGDKSCMYEQLASLLEQGNTPDSKVQVMPFSAGPHSLMSGALTLLALPNGSTAAYEEGIEAGHLYEDPDAVKKWRRQYEVLRANSLSLTESAELIRKAMEDYKPCDTLPS; translated from the coding sequence ATGAAATTCACCGCCCGGGCCCTGACCCCGTACGTATCCGCCCGCCATTACTTCGGCTCCGAACAGCGCCGCCACCGCGAGGCGGCGAAGCTGTCGCTGGTGCAGTTGGCGGCCGTGGTCAACTCCAGCAAGAGCACGCTGGCGCGCATCGAGGCGGCGGAACTGCTGGCGCCGTATGACCTACCGCCCAGGCTGGACGCCGCGTTCGGCACGGGCGAGCACTTCTACGGGCTGTACCAGCTGGCGAAGCGGGAGGCGCATCCGGATCAGTACCGGCGGTTCATGGACTTGGAAGCACAGGCCGAAACGATCGAAAACTACGAACCACAGGTCGTACCCGGCCAGTTCCAGACCGAGGCGTACGCCCGGGTCCTGCTTCGCTGCCAGGAAGACCTGTCCACGGAGCAGGTGGAAGAACGGGTCGCCGCTCGGATGTCCCGGCAAGAGCGCCGACGGCCCGTCCCCTGCCGCTGGGCAATCATCGACGAGTCGGTCTTGCGGCGGCAGGTCGGCGACAAGAGCTGCATGTACGAGCAATTGGCATCGTTGCTGGAGCAGGGGAATACTCCAGACAGCAAGGTTCAGGTGATGCCCTTCAGCGCCGGCCCTCATTCACTGATGAGCGGCGCGCTGACCTTGCTGGCACTGCCCAACGGCTCCACAGCAGCCTACGAAGAGGGCATCGAGGCCGGCCACCTCTACGAGGACCCGGACGCGGTGAAGAAATGGCGGCGGCAGTATGAAGTGCTGCGCGCCAACTCTCTCTCGCTGACTGAATCGGCGGAGCTGATCCGAAAGGCGATGGAGGACTACAAACCATGCGACACACTCCCGAGCTGA
- a CDS encoding Uma2 family endonuclease, protein MIPPRPSGWEADDLDHLPQAPRHTELIDGALIFMMSPQRSWHSRLVENLTFALRQSAPAGFETEREMTVRLDKKSRPEPDILVTTAAYDPDRTWYSPEDVALVIEVVSEESADRDRSLKPFKYAQAKIPHFWRIEDEAGVPAVHTYEFDGMTGAYVATGIHRDRLKVSVPFLVDIDLDSLVP, encoded by the coding sequence ATGATCCCGCCCAGGCCCAGTGGCTGGGAAGCCGACGACCTCGACCACCTCCCTCAGGCGCCGCGGCACACCGAACTCATCGACGGAGCCCTGATCTTCATGATGTCGCCGCAGCGGTCCTGGCACTCCCGACTGGTGGAGAACCTGACCTTCGCGTTGCGGCAATCCGCCCCTGCCGGGTTCGAGACCGAGCGGGAAATGACCGTCCGGCTCGACAAGAAGAGCCGTCCCGAGCCGGACATCCTGGTCACCACCGCCGCGTACGATCCCGACCGGACCTGGTACTCGCCCGAAGACGTTGCCCTGGTCATCGAAGTCGTCTCGGAGGAATCAGCGGACCGTGACAGGTCCCTGAAGCCCTTCAAGTACGCGCAAGCCAAGATCCCCCACTTCTGGCGCATCGAGGACGAGGCCGGTGTCCCCGCCGTCCACACCTACGAATTCGACGGCATGACCGGCGCATATGTGGCCACCGGCATTCACCGGGACCGGCTGAAGGTTTCCGTCCCGTTCCTCGTCGACATCGACCTCGACAGCCTCGTGCCCTGA
- the nadA gene encoding quinolinate synthase NadA has product MRAVTTAQPLDVQPTPLALLLLGREADPKSERGVDCPGDLPAPSDPGLVERARAAKAKLGDKVFVLGHHYQRDEVIEFADVTGDSFKLARDAAARPDAEYIVFCGVHFMAESADILTTDDQQVVLPDLAAGCSMADMATAEQVAECWDVLTEAGVAEQVVPVSYMNSSADIKAFTGKHGGTICTSSNAKRALDWAFEQGEKVLFLPDQHLGRNTAVRDMGMSLDDCVVYNPHKPNGGLTAEQLRAAKMILWRGHCSVHGRFSLESVEDVRARIPGVNVLVHPECKHEVVAAADYVGSTEYIIKTLEAAPAGTKWAIGTELNLVRRLANRFAAEDKEIVFLDKTVCFCSTMNRIDLPHLVWALESLVDGKVVNRIQVDRETESFAKLALERMLALP; this is encoded by the coding sequence GTGCGTGCCGTGACCACCGCCCAGCCCCTGGACGTCCAGCCGACCCCGCTCGCGCTGCTGCTCCTCGGCCGCGAGGCCGACCCCAAGAGCGAGCGCGGCGTGGACTGCCCCGGTGACCTGCCGGCTCCGTCCGACCCCGGTCTGGTCGAGCGTGCCCGCGCCGCCAAGGCGAAGCTCGGGGACAAGGTCTTCGTCCTCGGCCACCACTACCAGCGTGACGAGGTCATCGAGTTCGCGGACGTGACCGGCGACTCCTTCAAGCTGGCCCGCGACGCGGCGGCCCGCCCGGACGCCGAGTACATCGTCTTCTGCGGTGTGCACTTCATGGCCGAGTCCGCCGACATCCTGACCACCGACGACCAGCAGGTCGTGCTGCCCGACCTGGCCGCCGGCTGCTCCATGGCCGACATGGCCACGGCCGAGCAGGTCGCCGAGTGCTGGGACGTGCTCACCGAGGCCGGCGTGGCCGAGCAGGTCGTACCCGTCTCGTACATGAACTCCTCCGCCGACATCAAGGCCTTCACCGGCAAGCACGGCGGCACGATCTGCACCTCCTCCAACGCCAAGCGCGCGCTGGACTGGGCCTTCGAGCAGGGCGAGAAGGTCCTGTTCCTGCCCGACCAGCACCTGGGCCGCAACACGGCCGTACGGGACATGGGCATGTCCCTGGACGACTGCGTCGTCTACAACCCGCACAAGCCGAACGGCGGCCTCACCGCCGAGCAGCTGCGCGCGGCCAAGATGATCCTGTGGCGCGGCCACTGCTCCGTGCACGGCCGCTTCTCCCTCGAATCCGTCGAGGACGTACGGGCCCGCATACCCGGCGTGAACGTCCTGGTCCACCCCGAGTGCAAGCACGAGGTCGTGGCGGCGGCCGACTACGTGGGCTCGACCGAATACATCATCAAGACCCTCGAAGCCGCCCCCGCCGGCACCAAGTGGGCCATCGGCACCGAACTGAACCTGGTCCGCCGCCTGGCCAACCGCTTCGCCGCCGAGGACAAGGAGATCGTCTTCCTCGACAAGACGGTCTGCTTCTGCTCCACCATGAACCGCATCGACCTCCCCCACCTGGTCTGGGCCCTGGAGTCCCTGGTGGACGGCAAGGTCGTCAACCGCATCCAGGTGGACCGCGAGACGGAGAGCTTCGCGAAGCTGGCGCTGGAGCGGATGCTGGCGCTGCCGTAG
- a CDS encoding HesB/IscA family protein has product MSVQDETTVGDGIILSDAAASKVKALLEQEGRDDLALRVAVQPGGCSGLRYQLFFDERSLDGDVVKDFGGVKVVTDRMSAPYLGGASIDFVDTIEKQGFTIDNPNATGSCACGDSFN; this is encoded by the coding sequence ATGAGCGTTCAGGACGAGACCACCGTCGGCGACGGCATCATCCTGTCCGACGCGGCCGCGTCGAAGGTGAAGGCCCTGCTGGAGCAGGAAGGCCGCGACGACCTCGCGCTGCGGGTGGCCGTTCAGCCCGGCGGCTGCTCCGGACTGCGCTACCAGCTCTTCTTCGACGAGCGGTCGCTGGACGGCGATGTCGTCAAGGACTTCGGCGGCGTCAAGGTCGTCACCGACCGGATGAGCGCCCCGTACCTGGGCGGCGCCTCCATCGACTTCGTCGACACCATCGAGAAGCAGGGCTTCACGATCGACAACCCGAACGCCACGGGCTCCTGCGCCTGCGGCGACTCCTTCAACTGA
- a CDS encoding carbohydrate kinase family protein, with translation MRIAVTGSIATDHLMTFPGRFADQLVADQLHTVSLSFLVDELDVRRGGVGANICFGMGQLGTAPILVGAAGNDFEEYRAWLDRHGVDTRSVRISEVKHTARFVCTTDADHNQIGSFYTGAMSEARLIELHTVAERVGGLDLVLIGADDPEAMVRHTEECRTRGIPFAADFSQQIARMDGEGIRTLTEGAAYLFNNEYEKGLIESKTGWSSEEILAKVGTRVTTLGADGVRIERAGEPDILVGTAEEKTKADPTGVGDAFRAGFLSGLAWGVGLERAAQTGCMLATLVIETVGTQEYELHRSHFMDRFTKAYGHEAAEEIRAHLA, from the coding sequence GTGCGTATCGCAGTCACCGGCTCCATCGCCACCGACCACCTGATGACCTTCCCCGGCCGTTTCGCCGATCAGCTGGTCGCCGACCAGCTGCACACGGTCTCCCTCTCCTTCCTGGTCGACGAACTGGACGTACGGCGCGGCGGCGTCGGCGCCAACATCTGCTTCGGCATGGGCCAGCTCGGCACCGCCCCGATCCTGGTCGGCGCGGCCGGCAACGACTTCGAGGAGTACCGCGCCTGGCTCGACCGGCACGGCGTGGACACCCGCTCGGTGCGCATCTCCGAGGTCAAGCACACCGCCCGCTTCGTGTGCACCACCGACGCCGACCACAACCAGATCGGCTCGTTCTACACCGGCGCGATGAGCGAGGCGCGGCTGATCGAGCTGCACACCGTCGCCGAGCGCGTCGGCGGCCTGGACCTCGTGCTGATCGGCGCGGACGACCCCGAGGCGATGGTCCGCCACACCGAGGAGTGCCGCACCCGCGGCATCCCCTTCGCGGCCGACTTCTCCCAGCAGATCGCCCGGATGGACGGCGAGGGCATCCGCACCCTCACCGAGGGCGCCGCGTACCTCTTCAACAACGAGTACGAAAAGGGCCTGATCGAGTCCAAGACCGGCTGGTCCTCCGAGGAGATCCTGGCCAAGGTCGGCACCCGGGTCACGACGCTGGGCGCCGACGGCGTGCGCATCGAGCGGGCCGGCGAGCCGGACATCCTCGTCGGCACCGCCGAGGAGAAGACCAAGGCCGACCCGACCGGCGTCGGCGACGCCTTCCGCGCCGGCTTCCTGTCCGGCCTGGCCTGGGGCGTCGGCCTGGAGCGCGCCGCGCAGACCGGCTGCATGCTGGCGACCCTGGTCATCGAGACCGTCGGCACCCAGGAGTACGAGCTGCACCGCAGCCACTTCATGGACCGCTTCACCAAGGCGTACGGCCACGAGGCCGCCGAAGAGATCCGGGCGCATCTGGCCTGA
- a CDS encoding cysteine desulfurase/sulfurtransferase TusA family protein — protein MSYFDAASAAPLHPVAREALLASLDEGWADPARPYREGRRARLLLDAAREAAAEAVGCRPDELVFTPSGTQAVHSAMSGTLAARRRVGRHLVHSAVEHSSVLHAAAAHEAAGGTVTEVGVDRTGRVAAGELAAALRPDTALAVLQSANHEVGTEQPVEEAAAACREAEVPLLVDAAQSLPWGPVGGAWSLLTGSAHKWGGPPGVGLLAVRKGTRFAPQGPQDERESGRVPGFGNLPAVVAAAASLRAVQAEAAAEGARLRELVDRIRARVAAAVPDTEVVGDPVRRLPHVVTFSCLYVDGETLLHELDRAGFSVSSGSSCTSSTLTPSHVLRAMGVLSEGNVRVSLPPGTAGSDVDRFLEVLPETVRSVREQLGAPAAAGPEAAGSDAAATVVDALGKRCPLPVIELAKVIGDVPVGATLTVLADDEAARLDIPAWCEMRGQEYVGERAAERGAAYVVRRRV, from the coding sequence GTGTCCTACTTCGACGCCGCCTCGGCCGCTCCCCTGCACCCGGTCGCCCGTGAGGCCCTGCTCGCCTCGCTCGACGAGGGCTGGGCCGACCCGGCCCGCCCCTACCGCGAGGGCCGCCGCGCCCGGCTGCTGCTGGACGCGGCACGGGAAGCGGCGGCGGAGGCCGTCGGCTGCCGGCCCGACGAGCTGGTTTTCACCCCTTCGGGGACGCAGGCGGTGCATTCGGCCATGTCCGGCACGCTCGCCGCGCGTCGGCGTGTCGGCCGCCATCTGGTCCACTCCGCGGTCGAGCACTCCTCCGTCCTGCACGCCGCCGCGGCCCACGAGGCGGCGGGCGGCACGGTGACCGAGGTCGGCGTGGACCGTACGGGCCGGGTGGCCGCCGGGGAGCTGGCCGCCGCGCTGCGCCCGGACACCGCGCTCGCCGTCCTCCAGTCCGCCAACCACGAGGTGGGCACCGAGCAGCCCGTGGAGGAGGCCGCCGCGGCCTGCCGGGAGGCGGAGGTGCCGCTGCTGGTGGACGCCGCCCAGTCGCTGCCCTGGGGCCCGGTGGGCGGCGCCTGGTCGCTGCTGACGGGCAGCGCCCACAAGTGGGGCGGGCCGCCCGGCGTGGGGCTGCTGGCGGTCCGCAAGGGCACCCGGTTCGCGCCGCAGGGGCCGCAGGACGAGCGCGAGTCCGGGAGGGTACCGGGCTTCGGGAACCTGCCCGCCGTGGTCGCGGCGGCCGCGTCGCTGCGCGCCGTACAGGCCGAGGCCGCGGCCGAGGGGGCACGGCTGCGGGAGCTGGTGGACCGCATCCGCGCCCGGGTGGCCGCGGCGGTGCCGGACACCGAGGTCGTCGGCGATCCGGTGCGCCGGCTCCCCCACGTGGTGACCTTCTCGTGTCTCTATGTCGACGGAGAGACACTGCTGCACGAGCTGGACCGGGCGGGCTTCTCCGTCTCGTCCGGCTCGTCCTGTACGTCCAGCACCCTGACGCCGAGCCATGTGCTGCGGGCGATGGGCGTGCTGTCGGAGGGCAACGTACGGGTGTCGCTGCCGCCCGGCACCGCCGGGTCCGACGTCGACCGCTTCCTGGAGGTCCTCCCGGAGACGGTCCGTTCCGTACGGGAACAGCTGGGCGCCCCGGCGGCGGCCGGGCCGGAAGCAGCCGGATCGGATGCCGCCGCGACGGTCGTGGACGCGCTCGGCAAGCGCTGCCCGCTGCCCGTCATCGAGCTGGCGAAGGTGATCGGCGACGTGCCGGTGGGCGCCACGCTGACCGTCCTGGCGGACGACGAGGCGGCGCGGCTGGACATTCCGGCGTGGTGCGAGATGCGGGGCCAGGAGTACGTGGGCGAGCGGGCGGCGGAGCGCGGCGCCGCGTACGTGGTGCGGCGCCGCGTCTGA
- the coxB gene encoding cytochrome c oxidase subunit II, with protein sequence MSPNGSDRSSRRPMRRKLPQVLAAGLVLATATGCTYKDFPNLGMPNPATEEAPRILSLWQGSWAAALAVGVLVWGLIIWSWIFHRRSRTKVEVPAQTRYNMPIEALYTIVPFIIIAVLFYFTARDESELLKTSKKPDHVINVVGYQWSWAFNYLENVDGKADTTNINSKELSAIPDKWKKNVPAGADGVYDEGIPGTRNPQTGNPGPTLWLPKGETVQFVLTSRDVIHSFWVVPFLMKQDVIPGHTNVFEVTPNKEGTFMGKCAELCGVDHSRMLFNVKVVSPEKYREHLKELAKKGQTGYLPSGIKQTDHARNAETNNK encoded by the coding sequence GTGAGTCCCAACGGCTCCGACCGCTCGTCGCGGCGCCCGATGCGGCGGAAGCTGCCGCAGGTGCTGGCTGCGGGACTGGTCCTGGCAACCGCGACCGGTTGCACATACAAGGACTTTCCCAACCTCGGCATGCCCAATCCGGCTACTGAAGAGGCGCCGCGGATCCTCTCCCTTTGGCAGGGCTCCTGGGCCGCCGCCCTCGCAGTGGGCGTGCTGGTGTGGGGCCTGATCATCTGGAGCTGGATCTTCCACCGCCGCAGCCGGACCAAGGTGGAGGTCCCCGCACAGACGCGGTACAACATGCCCATCGAGGCGTTGTACACCATCGTTCCGTTCATCATCATCGCGGTGCTCTTCTACTTCACCGCGCGCGATGAGAGCGAACTCCTCAAGACTTCGAAGAAGCCCGACCACGTCATCAACGTGGTGGGCTATCAGTGGAGCTGGGCGTTCAACTACCTGGAGAACGTGGACGGCAAGGCCGACACCACGAACATCAACTCCAAGGAACTCTCCGCGATCCCGGACAAGTGGAAGAAGAACGTCCCCGCCGGCGCCGACGGCGTGTACGACGAGGGCATCCCGGGCACGCGGAACCCGCAGACCGGCAACCCCGGCCCGACGCTGTGGCTGCCCAAGGGCGAGACGGTTCAGTTCGTCCTGACGTCGCGTGATGTCATCCACTCGTTCTGGGTGGTGCCGTTCCTGATGAAGCAGGACGTGATTCCCGGCCACACCAACGTCTTCGAGGTGACCCCCAACAAGGAGGGCACCTTCATGGGCAAGTGCGCCGAGCTCTGCGGCGTCGACCACTCCCGGATGCTCTTCAACGTCAAGGTGGTCTCCCCCGAGAAGTACCGGGAGCACCTGAAGGAACTGGCGAAGAAGGGCCAGACCGGTTACCTGCCGTCGGGCATCAAGCAGACGGATCACGCCAGGAACGCGGAGACCAACAACAAGTGA
- the ctaD gene encoding cytochrome c oxidase subunit I, producing MSILNEPQGAAAATAEAAPPARKKSPGSVVVSWLTTTDHKTIGTLYLVTSFAFFCIGGLMALLMRAELARPGTQIMSNEQFNQAFTMHGTIMLLMFATPLFSGFANWIMPLQIGAPDVAFPRLNMFAYWLYLFGSLIAVAGFLTPQGAADFGWFAYSPLSDAVRSPGVGADMWIMGLAFSGFGTILGSVNFITTIICMRAPGMTMFRMPIFTWNVLLTGVLVLLAFPVLAAALFALEADRKFGAHVFDAANGGALLWQHLFWFFGHPEVYIIALPFFGIISEVIPVFSRKPMFGYIGLIAATISIAGLSVTVWAHHMYVTGGVLLPFFSFMTFLIAVPTGVKFFNWIGTMWKGSLSFETPMLWAVGFLITFTFGGLTGVILASPPMDFHVSDSYFVVAHFHYVIFGTVVFAMFAGFHFWWPKFTGKMLDERLGKITFWTLFVGFHGTFLVQHWLGAEGMPRRYADYLNADGFTTLNTISTIASFLLGLSMLPFMYNVWKTAKYGKKVEVDDPWGYGRSLEWATSCPPPRHNFLTLPRIRSESPAFDLHHPEIAALEALENEGQKDTALAGGKEVGK from the coding sequence GTGAGCATCCTCAACGAACCTCAGGGTGCCGCCGCCGCAACGGCTGAGGCAGCACCGCCCGCACGCAAGAAGTCTCCCGGCTCCGTCGTGGTGAGCTGGCTGACGACCACTGACCACAAGACCATCGGTACGCTCTACCTGGTCACCTCGTTCGCGTTCTTCTGCATCGGCGGCCTGATGGCCCTGCTGATGCGCGCCGAGCTCGCTCGTCCCGGCACGCAGATCATGTCGAACGAGCAGTTCAACCAGGCGTTCACGATGCACGGCACGATCATGCTGCTGATGTTCGCGACGCCGCTGTTCTCCGGTTTCGCGAACTGGATCATGCCGCTGCAGATCGGCGCGCCCGACGTGGCGTTCCCGCGGCTGAACATGTTCGCGTACTGGCTGTACCTCTTCGGCTCGCTGATCGCGGTGGCCGGCTTCCTGACCCCGCAGGGCGCGGCCGACTTCGGCTGGTTCGCCTACTCGCCGCTGTCGGACGCGGTCCGCTCGCCGGGTGTCGGCGCCGACATGTGGATCATGGGTCTGGCCTTCTCCGGCTTCGGTACGATCCTCGGCTCGGTCAACTTCATCACCACGATCATCTGCATGCGCGCTCCCGGCATGACGATGTTCCGGATGCCGATCTTCACCTGGAACGTCCTGCTGACCGGTGTGCTGGTCCTGCTGGCCTTCCCGGTCCTGGCCGCCGCGCTGTTCGCCCTGGAGGCGGACCGTAAATTCGGGGCGCATGTATTCGACGCGGCCAATGGCGGCGCATTGCTGTGGCAGCACCTCTTCTGGTTCTTCGGCCACCCCGAGGTGTACATCATCGCGCTGCCGTTCTTCGGCATCATTTCCGAGGTCATTCCGGTCTTCTCCCGGAAGCCGATGTTCGGTTACATCGGTCTGATCGCGGCGACGATTTCGATCGCGGGCCTTTCGGTCACCGTGTGGGCGCACCACATGTACGTGACGGGCGGCGTCCTGTTGCCGTTCTTCTCGTTCATGACGTTCCTCATCGCGGTACCGACCGGTGTGAAGTTCTTCAACTGGATCGGCACGATGTGGAAGGGCTCGCTGTCCTTCGAGACGCCGATGCTCTGGGCCGTCGGCTTCCTGATCACCTTCACCTTCGGTGGTCTGACCGGCGTCATCCTGGCCTCGCCGCCGATGGACTTCCACGTCTCGGACTCGTACTTCGTCGTGGCGCACTTCCACTACGTCATCTTCGGCACCGTCGTCTTCGCGATGTTCGCCGGCTTCCACTTCTGGTGGCCGAAGTTCACCGGCAAGATGCTGGACGAGCGCCTCGGCAAGATCACGTTCTGGACGCTGTTCGTCGGCTTCCACGGCACCTTCCTCGTCCAGCACTGGCTGGGCGCCGAGGGCATGCCCCGCCGTTACGCGGACTACCTGAACGCCGACGGCTTCACCACGCTGAACACGATCTCGACCATCGCCTCGTTCCTGCTGGGCCTGTCGATGCTGCCGTTCATGTACAACGTGTGGAAGACGGCCAAGTACGGCAAGAAGGTCGAGGTCGACGACCCCTGGGGCTACGGCCGCTCGCTGGAGTGGGCGACCTCCTGCCCGCCGCCGCGGCACAACTTCCTCACCCTGCCGCGCATCCGCAGTGAATCCCCGGCGTTCGACCTGCACCACCCGGAGATCGCGGCGCTGGAGGCCCTGGAGAACGAGGGCCAGAAGGACACCGCGCTGGCCGGTGGCAAGGAGGTCGGCAAGTGA
- a CDS encoding cytochrome c oxidase subunit 4: MKIQGKMFIWLSVFVLAMAIVYGVWSKEPAGTTALFLAFGLCIMIGYYLAFTARRVDAGAQDNDEAEVSDDAGELGFFSPHSWQPLSLGVGGALAFLGVVFGWWLLYFSAPVILIGLFGWVFEYYRGENRTQ; this comes from the coding sequence GTGAAGATCCAGGGCAAGATGTTCATCTGGCTCTCCGTCTTCGTCCTCGCCATGGCGATCGTCTATGGCGTGTGGTCGAAGGAGCCGGCGGGCACCACCGCGCTGTTCCTCGCGTTCGGTCTGTGCATCATGATCGGCTACTACCTGGCCTTCACGGCCCGGCGGGTGGACGCCGGAGCGCAGGACAACGACGAGGCCGAGGTCTCCGACGACGCCGGTGAGCTGGGCTTCTTCAGCCCGCACAGCTGGCAGCCGCTCTCCCTTGGCGTCGGCGGCGCGCTCGCCTTCCTGGGCGTCGTCTTCGGCTGGTGGCTGCTCTACTTCTCGGCCCCGGTCATCCTGATCGGTCTGTTCGGCTGGGTCTTCGAGTACTACCGCGGCGAGAACCGCACGCAGTAA
- a CDS encoding L,D-transpeptidase codes for MSHRPRLRTALGCAFLLAPLAAGATACGGPDADPLSEAPYDAAEQISSNAPGGDEKADPDKPLEVTTTGDEARITDVTATDASGRYIRGELAADGKQWHTTVPLAAGTRYTVRVSTEDEDGAPGRKILQIDTKDTGDRLNVTFGPDNGTYGVGQPVTAQLSKPVKDPRARAVVEGALKVESTPRVEGSWHWVDSKTLHFRPKEYWPAHAAVEVHSNLEGLKISGGLYGGPAKPVKLRTGDRVEAVTDAAAHTMTVTRNGEVINTIPVTTGKPGYSTRNGTKVVLGKEGFVRMRGDTIGIPSGSSDSYDLPVYWATRVTWSGEYVHAAPWSVGSQGAANVSHGCTGMNTENAKWFFDTVRVGDLVKVVNSGGETMTPFDNGFGDWNLTWQEWRAGSALDKNRPSTTGEQEQRPGPENAARLRPQV; via the coding sequence ATGAGCCACCGACCACGCCTTCGGACGGCGCTGGGCTGCGCCTTCCTGCTGGCGCCCCTGGCCGCGGGCGCCACCGCCTGCGGCGGTCCGGACGCGGACCCGCTCTCGGAAGCGCCGTACGACGCGGCCGAGCAGATCTCGTCCAACGCGCCCGGCGGCGACGAGAAGGCCGACCCGGACAAGCCGCTGGAGGTCACCACCACCGGTGACGAGGCCCGGATCACGGACGTGACCGCCACCGACGCCTCCGGCCGCTACATCAGGGGCGAACTGGCCGCGGACGGCAAGCAGTGGCACACCACCGTCCCGCTGGCCGCCGGCACGCGCTACACGGTGCGGGTGAGCACCGAGGACGAGGACGGCGCGCCCGGCCGCAAGATCCTCCAGATCGACACCAAGGACACCGGCGACCGGCTGAACGTCACGTTCGGTCCCGACAACGGCACGTACGGGGTGGGGCAGCCCGTCACGGCGCAGCTGAGCAAGCCGGTCAAGGACCCCAGGGCGCGCGCCGTCGTGGAGGGCGCGCTCAAGGTCGAGTCCACCCCGCGCGTCGAGGGATCCTGGCACTGGGTCGACAGCAAGACGCTGCACTTCCGGCCGAAGGAGTACTGGCCCGCGCACGCCGCCGTGGAGGTGCACAGCAACCTGGAGGGCCTGAAGATCTCCGGCGGGCTGTACGGGGGCCCCGCCAAGCCCGTGAAGCTGCGTACGGGGGACCGGGTGGAGGCGGTCACGGACGCCGCGGCGCACACCATGACGGTCACCCGCAACGGCGAGGTGATCAACACCATCCCCGTCACCACCGGCAAGCCGGGCTACTCCACCCGCAACGGCACCAAGGTGGTGCTGGGCAAGGAGGGCTTCGTCCGGATGCGCGGCGACACGATCGGCATCCCGTCCGGCAGCTCCGACTCCTACGACCTGCCGGTCTACTGGGCCACCCGGGTCACCTGGAGCGGCGAGTACGTCCACGCGGCGCCCTGGTCCGTGGGGTCGCAGGGCGCCGCCAACGTCAGCCACGGCTGCACCGGCATGAACACCGAGAACGCCAAGTGGTTCTTCGACACCGTGCGGGTCGGTGACCTCGTCAAGGTCGTCAACAGCGGCGGCGAGACCATGACGCCCTTCGACAACGGCTTCGGCGACTGGAACCTGACGTGGCAGGAATGGCGCGCGGGCAGCGCGCTGGACAAGAACAGGCCCAGCACCACGGGCGAGCAGGAGCAGCGGCCGGGTCCTGAGAATGCTGCCCGGCTGCGCCCCCAGGTCTGA